The following are encoded together in the Candidatus Polarisedimenticolaceae bacterium genome:
- a CDS encoding GDYXXLXY domain-containing protein, protein MKHPWLPAAVVLCALQAAVPAGSIVRYEKTLRDGKPIKLRVEPVDPADAFRGRFVAILPTLIAPTDSIPGATGIEAWRWRGWAILEPDADGFARVVRVTDVRPEGADALRVRYGGPAWDRVDGEEPRLIGERLVSELDRYYMNERRAPAAEAAYREHASRAKNDAWIAVRLRDGVGVIEGLYVDGRPIEEAARP, encoded by the coding sequence GTGAAGCACCCGTGGCTTCCGGCGGCGGTCGTGCTCTGCGCGCTGCAGGCGGCCGTCCCCGCCGGCTCGATCGTCCGTTACGAGAAGACCCTCCGCGACGGAAAGCCGATCAAGCTCCGCGTGGAGCCGGTCGACCCCGCCGACGCCTTCCGCGGGCGGTTCGTCGCGATCCTGCCCACGCTGATCGCGCCGACGGACTCGATCCCGGGGGCGACGGGAATCGAGGCGTGGCGGTGGCGCGGCTGGGCGATCCTCGAGCCGGACGCCGACGGGTTCGCCCGGGTCGTCCGGGTGACCGACGTGAGGCCCGAAGGAGCCGACGCGCTGCGCGTCCGCTACGGCGGCCCGGCGTGGGACCGCGTCGACGGCGAGGAGCCTCGCCTGATCGGGGAGCGCCTGGTCAGCGAGCTCGACCGCTACTACATGAACGAGCGCCGGGCCCCCGCGGCCGAAGCCGCCTACCGCGAGCACGCCTCGCGCGCGAAGAACGACGCCTGGATCGCCGTGCGACTGCGCGACGGCGTCGGCGTCATCGAGGGGCTTTACGTCGACGGGCGGCCGATCGAGGAGGCGGCGCGGCCTTGA
- a CDS encoding DUF1801 domain-containing protein codes for MQSKARTVRAYLDALPPDRRKAIEAVRKVILANMDEPIEEGMQYGMIGYAVPHRVYPAGYHCDPKQPLPFAGLASQKQHMSLYVMSVYGKPEEERWLRERWAAAGKKLDLGKCCIRFKSLDDVPLDVVGEMFRRVSAKEFIAYYESVVKRPAVKAAPPPRSAARRRKAPR; via the coding sequence ATGCAGAGCAAGGCCAGGACGGTTCGCGCGTACCTCGACGCGCTTCCCCCCGACCGTCGCAAGGCGATCGAGGCGGTCCGGAAGGTGATCCTCGCCAACATGGACGAGCCCATCGAGGAGGGGATGCAGTACGGGATGATCGGGTACGCCGTTCCCCACCGCGTCTACCCGGCCGGCTATCACTGCGACCCGAAGCAACCGCTTCCGTTCGCCGGTCTCGCCTCCCAGAAGCAGCACATGTCGCTCTACGTGATGTCCGTGTACGGGAAGCCCGAGGAAGAGCGTTGGCTGCGCGAGCGCTGGGCCGCGGCCGGCAAGAAGCTCGACCTGGGGAAATGCTGCATCCGGTTCAAGTCGCTCGACGACGTTCCGCTCGACGTCGTCGGCGAGATGTTCCGGCGCGTTTCGGCGAAGGAGTTCATCGCCTACTACGAGTCGGTCGTCAAGAGGCCGGCGGTCAAGGCCGCGCCGCCTCCTCGATCGGCCGCCCGTCGACGTAAAGCCCCTCGATGA
- a CDS encoding sigma 54-interacting transcriptional regulator — MSEGFSSVPDDVEVLRALVAGTASGTGAAFLESLARQLAIATGARYAFVAEFVPPSRARTLAFWFRDRLEAAVEWELAGTPCEEVVAGRLCHHPRGVQVNFPDDRPLVELGIESYLGVPLRDANGTTLGHLAIFDEREMPDEPRRVDVFRIFAARAAAELERMRADQELLARERSYRDLFEEAPIAYIYEDLESRFVRANRAACRLLGIRPEEVTQTYGKDLLAPDPENVRRVEQALAAMKTRGAEFSWVELELRRKDDGRPVWVRWWSRPEPDGKHTRTMIVDITDQVRMAREKARLEEQNLYLREEIQTVHNYEEIVGSSPALLRVLDAVGRVAPTDAAVLITGETGTGKELIARAVHSRSPRREKPLIKVNCAALPTGLVESELFGHERGAFSGAIARRIGRFELAHGGTIFLDEVGEIPPDVQVKLLRVLQEKEFERVGGNVTIRADVRVISATNRDLQRAVAEGRFRQDLYYRIAVFPLHLPPLRERKSDIPLLTRFIVDRFGARVGKRIRSIPEGAVARLSAYLWPGNVRELENVLERAVILASGDVLDIPVELLPAPAAAEPEPSTGLKASERRQILDALARTNWVIEGERGAARVLDMHPNTLRSRIKKLGLSRPG, encoded by the coding sequence ATGTCCGAGGGGTTCTCGTCCGTTCCCGACGACGTCGAGGTGTTGCGGGCGCTGGTGGCCGGTACGGCGTCCGGCACCGGCGCGGCGTTCCTGGAGAGCCTGGCGCGCCAGCTCGCGATCGCGACCGGCGCCCGTTACGCCTTCGTCGCGGAGTTCGTTCCCCCGTCGCGGGCGCGCACCCTCGCCTTCTGGTTCCGCGATCGCCTCGAGGCCGCCGTGGAGTGGGAGCTCGCCGGCACTCCGTGCGAAGAGGTGGTGGCGGGTCGACTCTGCCACCACCCGAGAGGCGTGCAGGTCAACTTCCCCGACGATCGCCCCCTCGTCGAGCTGGGCATCGAGAGTTATCTCGGCGTGCCGCTGCGGGACGCGAACGGCACGACGCTCGGGCACCTCGCGATCTTCGACGAACGGGAGATGCCCGACGAGCCCCGCCGAGTCGACGTGTTCCGGATCTTTGCGGCGCGGGCCGCGGCGGAGCTGGAGCGGATGCGGGCGGACCAGGAGCTCCTCGCGCGGGAACGCAGCTACCGCGATCTCTTCGAGGAAGCGCCGATCGCCTACATCTACGAGGACCTCGAGTCGCGTTTCGTCCGCGCGAACCGCGCGGCGTGCCGCCTTCTCGGGATCCGCCCGGAGGAGGTGACGCAGACCTACGGCAAGGACCTCCTCGCGCCCGACCCGGAGAACGTCCGGCGCGTCGAGCAGGCGCTCGCGGCGATGAAGACGCGAGGCGCCGAGTTCTCCTGGGTCGAGCTCGAGCTGCGCCGGAAGGACGACGGCCGCCCGGTCTGGGTTCGCTGGTGGTCGCGCCCCGAGCCCGACGGAAAACACACGCGCACCATGATCGTGGACATCACCGACCAGGTTCGGATGGCGCGCGAGAAGGCCCGCCTCGAGGAGCAGAACCTCTACCTCCGCGAGGAGATCCAGACGGTCCACAACTACGAGGAGATCGTCGGGAGCTCCCCCGCGCTGCTGCGCGTCCTCGACGCGGTGGGCCGCGTCGCGCCGACGGACGCCGCGGTGCTCATCACCGGCGAGACCGGGACCGGCAAGGAGCTGATCGCCCGCGCGGTCCACTCGCGCAGCCCCCGCCGCGAGAAGCCCCTCATCAAGGTCAACTGCGCCGCGCTCCCCACCGGCCTCGTGGAGAGCGAGCTGTTCGGTCACGAGCGCGGGGCGTTCAGCGGCGCGATCGCCCGCCGGATCGGCCGGTTCGAGCTCGCGCACGGCGGCACGATCTTCCTCGACGAGGTCGGGGAGATCCCGCCGGACGTACAGGTGAAGCTGCTCCGCGTCCTGCAGGAGAAGGAGTTCGAGCGCGTCGGCGGAAACGTCACGATCCGGGCGGACGTGCGCGTCATCTCGGCGACGAACCGCGACCTGCAGCGGGCGGTGGCCGAGGGGCGCTTCCGCCAGGACCTCTACTACCGGATCGCGGTGTTCCCGCTGCACCTCCCGCCGCTGCGGGAGCGCAAGTCCGACATTCCGCTGCTCACGCGTTTCATCGTGGACCGGTTCGGGGCCAGGGTGGGGAAACGCATCCGATCGATTCCCGAAGGGGCGGTCGCCCGCCTGTCCGCCTACCTCTGGCCCGGGAACGTCCGCGAGCTCGAGAACGTCCTGGAGCGCGCGGTGATCCTCGCGTCGGGAGACGTCCTCGACATCCCCGTCGAGCTGCTGCCCGCCCCGGCGGCCGCCGAGCCCGAGCCGTCGACGGGGCTCAAGGCCTCCGAGCGACGGCAGATCCTCGACGCGCTCGCCAGGACGAACTGGGTCATCGAGGGGGAGCGCGGCGCCGCGCGGGTCCTCGACATGCACCCGAACACGCTGCGCAGCCGGATCAAGAAGCTCGGACTCTCGCGGCCGGGCTGA